In one window of Natrinema halophilum DNA:
- a CDS encoding acyl-CoA dehydrogenase encodes MSNFKSGSGNLDFGGSDGDDDDETSKTNTESEEPQDETSEANSTPPGSASLASSRSESTETEGRSDQPPSDPSSAERSVTASSSTTQYPYFVRRSNVGDERDTRLEIHVRDKVANQEGQFRNELAEQLGTSEVSKTDAREFALLAAFHNPEQVAELMEEEGFGALD; translated from the coding sequence ATGAGCAATTTCAAATCCGGATCCGGGAATCTAGATTTCGGAGGTAGCGATGGTGATGACGATGATGAGACGTCCAAAACAAACACTGAAAGCGAGGAACCACAAGACGAAACCAGTGAAGCCAACTCTACACCGCCAGGATCGGCTTCATTGGCCTCGTCGAGATCGGAATCTACTGAGACCGAAGGGAGGTCCGATCAACCGCCATCAGACCCGTCCTCTGCGGAACGATCTGTTACGGCCAGTAGTTCTACAACGCAATATCCGTATTTCGTTCGGCGGAGTAACGTCGGTGACGAGCGGGATACGCGACTCGAGATCCACGTCCGAGACAAGGTCGCGAACCAGGAGGGCCAGTTCCGAAATGAACTCGCTGAGCAGCTCGGAACGAGCGAAGTATCAAAGACCGATGCCCGTGAATTTGCGCTTCTCGCAGCGTTTCACAACCCTGAGCAGGTAGCTGAACTGATGGAGGAAGAAGGATTCGGGGCGTTGGATTGA
- a CDS encoding cellulase family glycosylhydrolase: MVRILRLHGRQGEGNRCSTHRAAVTGVHVDASKDRLNYAPSPAAYGTWSDTADYSYNTKAFIEDKQANEYFKEHIEYFLTRENQYTGVEYRNEPTILMWECANELEYNSRDTEDRSLAFWYEDIASYIKSIDSNHLVSTGMHGSMGEVYEPWIRRCAFVEDHQVDEIDVCSFHDYPIHPFRDGVQIRSPELAGRYAEHKTRLAHDEIGKPVYAGEYGIHFVPDADTGYISTIETEESASDVESNRNYPQAYHDQHDDSVLVTRQQDIQGVDLTDRNEYFRNLTEVAADNAMDGVGFWRLLPNTVGENASREESREHRAKHGSLAIYPADTETLAVIQEYYSSVVG, from the coding sequence GTGGTTCGAATACTTCGACTACACGGTCGCCAAGGCGAAGGAAACCGGTGTTCGACTCATCGTGCCGCTGTTACAGGCGTTCACGTTGACGCGTCCAAGGACCGTCTGAACTACGCACCGAGCCCCGCGGCCTACGGGACATGGTCAGATACCGCAGACTACTCTTACAACACGAAGGCGTTCATCGAGGACAAGCAAGCAAACGAGTACTTCAAGGAGCACATCGAGTACTTCCTCACCCGCGAAAATCAGTACACAGGGGTTGAGTACCGGAACGAACCGACGATCCTGATGTGGGAATGCGCGAACGAACTCGAATACAATTCACGAGATACCGAAGATCGCTCGCTCGCGTTCTGGTATGAGGACATCGCATCGTACATCAAATCCATTGACTCGAATCACCTCGTGAGCACCGGGATGCATGGTTCCATGGGAGAAGTCTATGAGCCATGGATTCGGCGGTGCGCGTTTGTCGAAGACCACCAGGTTGATGAGATAGACGTGTGCTCGTTCCACGATTACCCGATCCACCCGTTCCGTGACGGAGTACAGATTCGGTCACCGGAACTCGCCGGCCGGTACGCAGAACACAAAACCCGCCTCGCACACGACGAGATCGGGAAACCAGTGTACGCCGGGGAATACGGCATTCACTTCGTCCCGGACGCTGACACCGGGTACATCTCGACGATAGAAACAGAGGAATCAGCCAGCGATGTGGAGAGCAATCGGAACTACCCACAGGCCTACCACGATCAACACGATGATAGCGTTCTCGTTACTCGGCAACAGGACATTCAGGGTGTGGATCTGACCGACCGGAACGAGTACTTCCGGAATCTCACAGAGGTTGCAGCTGACAATGCGATGGACGGGGTTGGGTTCTGGCGATTGTTACCGAATACAGTTGGGGAGAATGCATCAAGGGAAGAGAGCAGGGAGCACCGGGCGAAACACGGTTCCCTCGCTATTTACCCGGCCGACACGGAGACACTTGCAGTGATTCAGGAGTACTACTCTTCGGTCGTTGGTTGA
- a CDS encoding ATP-binding protein — METSRPDVFERAREILATITRGRYRLDFNESVAEFYAFDESKQKGLALNELSSGTRVQVLLAVRIAFVEQQEQGVRIPILLDETLANTDDRRAKTIIESTIELARNGRQVFYFTAQGDEVAKWTAALESTNGVAHEIVDLATVRDVDDSVHIPDLESVESFTPKAPSPDSHDHASYGDELAVDSFNPHRGIGTAHLWYLVDDVETLHQLLEFGTEHWGQLNNLLQWGNGDLLSVDSGQITVAQENAAALNEFVDAWEVGRGEPVDREILEDSGAVSSNFIDKVTGLAESVNGDGRQIVESLHDGEVNRFRSGKASELETYLEENGYIDPRDTLEYGQIRARVIERFINEDVPRKEAQDRTDELLSRLGEN; from the coding sequence ATGGAGACTAGTCGTCCGGATGTCTTTGAACGTGCTCGTGAAATCCTGGCGACGATCACTCGCGGCCGGTATCGGTTGGACTTCAACGAATCCGTCGCCGAGTTCTATGCATTTGACGAATCGAAACAAAAGGGACTCGCGCTAAACGAGCTTTCGAGCGGTACTCGGGTGCAGGTCCTGCTCGCTGTCCGAATCGCCTTCGTCGAACAGCAGGAACAGGGAGTTCGGATTCCGATTCTCCTCGACGAGACGCTCGCAAACACCGACGACCGCAGGGCGAAGACAATTATCGAGTCGACGATCGAACTCGCTCGAAACGGTCGTCAGGTCTTCTATTTCACCGCTCAGGGCGACGAAGTGGCAAAGTGGACTGCTGCACTGGAGAGTACGAACGGTGTTGCCCACGAAATTGTCGACCTTGCAACGGTTCGTGATGTCGACGATTCGGTCCACATTCCCGATCTGGAATCTGTCGAATCGTTCACTCCGAAGGCGCCCAGTCCCGACAGTCACGACCACGCCTCGTATGGGGACGAACTCGCGGTGGATTCGTTCAATCCGCACCGAGGCATCGGGACAGCGCACCTGTGGTACCTGGTCGATGATGTCGAAACCCTCCATCAACTCTTGGAGTTCGGGACCGAGCACTGGGGTCAGCTGAACAACCTGCTCCAGTGGGGCAACGGAGACCTCCTCTCAGTCGATTCGGGACAGATTACGGTAGCTCAGGAGAACGCTGCAGCGCTGAACGAGTTCGTCGACGCTTGGGAGGTGGGTCGTGGCGAGCCCGTTGATCGGGAGATTCTCGAGGACTCTGGCGCCGTGAGCAGTAACTTCATCGACAAAGTCACGGGCCTTGCTGAATCCGTCAATGGGGATGGCAGGCAGATTGTCGAGTCCCTCCATGACGGCGAAGTGAACCGGTTCCGTAGCGGTAAGGCGAGCGAACTGGAAACCTATCTCGAGGAGAACGGATACATCGACCCTCGGGACACGCTAGAGTACGGCCAAATTCGTGCTCGAGTCATTGAGCGGTTCATCAATGAAGATGTCCCCCGCAAAGAGGCCCAAGACAGGACTGACGAACTACTTTCGCGTCTGGGCGAGAACTGA
- a CDS encoding twitching motility protein PilT — protein MTGDDIDIPADPSVLNTTILSNFAYIDQLWVVEELSGICAVPVVRKELKNGVDSHPYLQSALDTLEDEIPVATISDTVANREAVVSSHLDPGEAQAFALADAHDGRLLTDDGDARSFAKEQGVTVVGSVGVLLAAIDAGKIDEATADEWLSTWIDEIGYYVPYRTISEYR, from the coding sequence ATGACAGGTGACGATATCGATATTCCAGCAGACCCGAGCGTACTGAACACGACTATCCTCTCGAATTTTGCGTATATCGACCAGCTGTGGGTGGTTGAAGAACTGTCTGGTATCTGCGCGGTTCCAGTCGTTCGCAAGGAACTCAAAAACGGCGTTGATAGCCATCCATATCTCCAGTCAGCACTCGATACACTCGAAGACGAGATTCCAGTCGCGACGATTTCGGACACGGTCGCAAACAGAGAGGCAGTCGTCAGTAGTCATCTTGATCCCGGTGAAGCACAGGCGTTCGCCCTCGCTGATGCACACGACGGCCGACTGCTAACCGACGACGGGGATGCCCGATCGTTTGCGAAAGAACAGGGCGTGACCGTTGTCGGGTCAGTTGGGGTTCTGTTGGCTGCAATCGATGCTGGGAAGATCGATGAAGCGACTGCTGACGAGTGGCTGTCTACGTGGATCGATGAAATTGGGTACTATGTCCCCTATCGTACGATCTCGGAATATCGATGA
- a CDS encoding UPF0175 family protein has product MARITGSYPNDLDLLIEGAVEAGVFGGKSDALREFVREYFEDHENERIAAAVALYERERITLGDAARLADVDRWTMRDILREHDVELRLGLADEEDAAYEVEAASELEFGDKGSGDEESRANDR; this is encoded by the coding sequence ATGGCGCGAATCACCGGGTCGTATCCAAACGACCTCGACCTCCTCATTGAGGGTGCTGTCGAGGCTGGTGTATTTGGTGGCAAGAGCGATGCGCTGCGAGAGTTCGTGCGTGAATATTTCGAGGACCATGAAAACGAGCGTATTGCAGCTGCAGTCGCCCTCTACGAACGAGAGCGGATCACGCTCGGTGATGCTGCGAGACTCGCTGATGTCGACCGCTGGACAATGCGTGATATCCTCCGCGAGCACGACGTCGAACTCCGGCTTGGGCTAGCAGATGAGGAAGATGCGGCCTATGAGGTAGAGGCAGCAAGCGAACTCGAATTCGGTGATAAGGGCTCGGGCGACGAGGAGTCACGTGCGAATGACAGGTGA
- a CDS encoding winged helix-turn-helix transcriptional regulator, with the protein MTRREVTVPSQYKQAIEAVSVVSKKWHPVVLAVLFHDGPQGFNDLLQTNSNLSGKVLSETLEDLREAGLVERRELSETALRVEYHLTNAGRDFEPIFDALSDWGERHLETEKPGVLVADTDHRIIDLYSQWLRTRYRIVSARGTDEVRSRLDEPIDIVLLDENLPGTNVETFVSELDHDCRTILLVNDRPSFDLISVSVDQLLHKPIVHEELIDTVDEQLSRRGESAEQRTVSSLKAKRALFESVYSTQRLRNDDRYRDLCDELENRLERDTQ; encoded by the coding sequence ATGACCCGTCGCGAGGTCACCGTTCCATCTCAGTACAAACAGGCAATCGAGGCAGTATCGGTGGTCTCGAAGAAATGGCACCCGGTTGTACTGGCAGTGCTCTTTCACGACGGGCCACAGGGATTCAACGATCTCCTCCAGACGAATTCCAATCTCTCCGGGAAGGTCCTTTCTGAGACGCTCGAAGACCTTCGGGAAGCCGGTCTTGTCGAACGCAGGGAGTTGAGCGAAACCGCCTTGCGTGTGGAATACCATCTCACGAACGCAGGTCGCGATTTCGAGCCGATCTTCGACGCACTATCTGACTGGGGAGAGCGCCACCTCGAGACAGAAAAGCCAGGAGTACTCGTGGCCGATACGGATCATCGAATCATTGATCTGTACAGCCAGTGGCTTCGTACTCGATACAGGATCGTCTCTGCCCGAGGCACCGATGAAGTCCGCTCGCGCCTCGACGAACCAATCGATATCGTTCTCCTCGACGAGAACCTGCCAGGAACCAATGTCGAGACGTTCGTATCGGAACTCGATCACGACTGCCGGACGATACTCCTCGTGAACGATCGCCCGTCGTTCGATCTCATTTCGGTATCGGTAGACCAGCTGCTACACAAACCGATCGTCCACGAAGAGCTGATTGACACGGTCGACGAACAACTCTCGAGGCGGGGGGAATCGGCCGAACAGCGTACGGTATCTTCCCTGAAAGCGAAACGAGCGCTGTTCGAGTCGGTCTATTCCACCCAACGACTCCGAAATGACGATCGCTATCGCGACCTCTGTGACGAACTCGAAAACCGGTTGGAACGAGACACCCAGTGA
- a CDS encoding PQQ-binding-like beta-propeller repeat protein, translating to MSWRFEADGFVESSPTIVDGTVYVGDKGGFVYAIDATDGSERWSYRTGNQIRSDAQVVAGTVYIGSTDYHIYALDAEDGTEQWRFRTGSYVNSSPTRVTDAVYVASEDGTVYALDADDGTERWRYSTGDSIRNAPTVVDGVVYIGSRDGNVYALEAQTGALEWQFETDLGISSEVTVVDGTAYVGSDDSTLYAVDAENGTREWAFTEPVAHVITATTVHDGVVYVGTDDTTFGIADDPTDAVVYAVDTATGEKLWEFGVAVPADTDTDWQFHAAPTVADGRVYVANIQGTVSGLDADTGKPVWEFAFDDPIWSSPTVVDGVLYVGCDDGYLYAIDVDGEGSSEDSRVRLGTLGHHDAWAETAVGSIDEEADESESAAERYRTTRDIAVEEVATMVPGETIFGPSPTAGATGLIENRSVAFPGGTWVHNRDLVRVPWTDQGTDTAVLFPSDTLETHGLAGLEDAISTSELVSSDGTELYDIGSEFSGPSFIRPEVSYVRGNAKLEEYHELEYPWLALFDEGGIYLPEGSFDVAPYPVADESYETVRDVGTDETVLFAEFEALFETPFDDILDEALEYGSVAVPGESIVRDGALTSFARRWLPDATVFFPGDTLAEQGLSELEAALSDDEIFPGGTWFPGDALLRDDVVAVQGGSLVSGDATAAPEAEIVTLLGHATTLLEDATWVRKRDLSEYEEIISDGLVFFSGDTLFPGDTLFPGGTWFPSNALFPGGTWFPGDELFPGDALVREDLELLTTTMLEGALNKGVPEAEAAILLENSLVVALEPGDNGFLTATADAHIRDRSMVLFKEAPGTGDADDQLASLEESIAAFLEDPSGELSESEAALLADGTVLFPGKTLFPSDTLFPGDTLFSGDTLFSSNTAPPQEDIYQPPQEDIYQPPQEDIYQIVANGERSPGTPGMLFRDRTAVVLGNAYLEETHNEQQFALLEEGGVVLPEDSWEAVDGGSSVDSSDDSFSDDGSNEGGEAEMDDATDADSSDDGDDVETGDRNASERTPDLDDEVPGFGAGSGLAALSGVAYVLKRRIVGGAERENPMDPQKRQR from the coding sequence GTGAGCTGGCGGTTCGAGGCCGACGGCTTCGTGGAATCGTCACCGACGATCGTTGACGGAACTGTTTACGTCGGCGACAAGGGGGGTTTCGTATACGCTATCGACGCTACAGACGGAAGCGAACGCTGGTCCTATCGGACAGGGAACCAGATCCGTAGCGACGCCCAGGTCGTCGCCGGAACGGTATACATCGGTAGTACAGACTACCACATCTACGCGCTGGACGCGGAGGACGGTACAGAGCAATGGCGTTTCCGGACCGGTTCCTATGTCAACTCCTCGCCGACGCGCGTGACCGACGCCGTCTATGTCGCCAGCGAAGACGGTACCGTGTACGCCCTCGATGCCGACGATGGGACTGAGCGGTGGCGTTATTCGACTGGAGACAGCATCAGGAACGCACCGACTGTCGTCGACGGCGTCGTTTATATTGGCAGCCGAGATGGAAATGTCTATGCGCTTGAGGCCCAGACAGGCGCCCTCGAGTGGCAGTTCGAGACTGATCTGGGGATCAGTTCTGAAGTGACGGTGGTCGACGGGACCGCGTACGTGGGCAGCGATGACTCGACGCTGTATGCCGTAGATGCAGAGAACGGAACGCGCGAGTGGGCATTCACGGAACCGGTCGCACATGTTATTACCGCGACGACGGTTCACGACGGCGTGGTGTACGTCGGGACGGACGATACGACCTTCGGCATCGCAGATGACCCCACCGACGCAGTGGTGTACGCCGTCGACACCGCTACGGGCGAGAAACTGTGGGAATTCGGCGTCGCAGTGCCGGCCGACACCGACACTGACTGGCAGTTCCACGCCGCGCCCACGGTGGCCGATGGGAGGGTGTACGTCGCGAACATTCAGGGAACGGTCTCAGGGCTCGATGCCGACACAGGGAAGCCAGTCTGGGAATTCGCGTTCGACGACCCGATCTGGAGTTCACCCACGGTCGTCGATGGCGTGCTCTACGTCGGCTGTGACGACGGCTACCTCTACGCTATCGACGTGGATGGGGAAGGATCGAGCGAGGATTCGAGGGTTCGGCTCGGAACGCTCGGCCACCATGACGCGTGGGCCGAGACAGCTGTCGGCTCGATAGACGAAGAAGCCGACGAATCCGAGAGCGCTGCCGAACGGTACCGGACGACGCGAGACATCGCGGTCGAGGAGGTCGCGACGATGGTCCCGGGAGAGACGATCTTTGGCCCGTCCCCGACGGCTGGTGCGACCGGCCTCATCGAGAATCGGTCGGTGGCATTTCCGGGCGGTACTTGGGTCCACAATCGAGATCTCGTTCGTGTCCCGTGGACTGATCAGGGTACGGACACGGCAGTTCTGTTTCCGAGCGATACGCTCGAGACACACGGACTTGCGGGACTCGAGGACGCGATCTCGACATCGGAGTTGGTCTCGTCGGACGGGACGGAGCTGTACGACATCGGATCGGAGTTCTCGGGACCGTCGTTCATCCGACCCGAAGTGTCGTACGTACGAGGAAACGCGAAACTCGAAGAGTACCACGAACTCGAATACCCGTGGCTCGCGCTCTTCGATGAGGGTGGCATCTATCTCCCAGAGGGGAGTTTCGACGTCGCCCCGTACCCTGTAGCTGACGAGTCTTACGAAACAGTACGCGACGTGGGGACTGACGAAACCGTTCTATTCGCAGAATTCGAAGCGCTTTTTGAAACTCCTTTCGATGACATTCTCGACGAAGCGCTCGAGTACGGCAGCGTGGCCGTCCCTGGCGAGTCGATTGTAAGAGACGGGGCCCTTACGTCCTTCGCACGGCGATGGCTCCCCGACGCGACGGTGTTCTTCCCCGGCGACACCCTCGCGGAACAGGGGCTCTCCGAACTCGAGGCGGCTCTCTCCGATGACGAAATCTTTCCCGGGGGAACCTGGTTCCCCGGAGACGCTCTCCTTCGGGATGATGTCGTCGCCGTTCAGGGCGGATCACTGGTGAGTGGAGACGCCACGGCCGCTCCGGAAGCGGAAATCGTGACGCTGCTCGGACACGCCACGACGCTCCTCGAGGACGCCACGTGGGTACGAAAACGGGACCTGTCCGAGTACGAGGAGATCATCTCGGATGGACTCGTCTTCTTTTCCGGTGATACGCTTTTCCCAGGAGATACGTTGTTCCCAGGCGGTACCTGGTTCCCCAGCAATGCGTTATTCCCGGGCGGTACCTGGTTCCCCGGCGACGAGTTGTTCCCAGGAGACGCCCTCGTTCGGGAGGATCTCGAACTTCTCACGACCACGATGCTTGAGGGGGCCCTCAATAAGGGCGTTCCGGAGGCAGAAGCGGCGATTCTCCTCGAAAACAGTCTAGTCGTCGCCCTCGAACCGGGAGACAACGGATTCCTCACCGCAACGGCCGACGCTCACATCAGAGACCGATCGATGGTTCTCTTTAAGGAAGCTCCAGGAACGGGAGATGCCGATGACCAGCTCGCTTCACTCGAGGAGAGCATCGCGGCTTTCCTCGAGGACCCATCCGGAGAACTCAGCGAGAGCGAGGCGGCCCTCCTCGCGGATGGAACCGTCCTATTCCCAGGAAAGACGCTGTTCCCGAGCGACACCTTATTCCCAGGCGATACGCTATTTTCGGGTGACACGCTCTTCTCCAGCAACACGGCGCCACCCCAGGAAGACATCTACCAGCCTCCCCAGGAAGACATCTACCAGCCACCCCAGGAAGACATCTACCAAATCGTCGCGAACGGGGAGCGTTCCCCAGGAACGCCGGGGATGCTCTTCCGGGATCGAACGGCCGTGGTTCTGGGCAACGCGTACCTCGAGGAAACCCACAACGAGCAACAATTCGCGCTGCTCGAAGAGGGCGGGGTGGTACTTCCCGAAGACAGTTGGGAGGCCGTTGACGGCGGGAGTTCGGTCGACTCCTCCGATGACTCGTTCTCGGACGACGGGTCGAACGAAGGCGGAGAGGCGGAGATGGACGACGCTACCGACGCCGACTCGAGCGACGATGGTGACGATGTCGAAACCGGCGATAGGAATGCCTCCGAGAGGACCCCCGATCTGGACGACGAAGTTCCAGGCTTTGGCGCCGGATCCGGGCTCGCAGCCCTCAGTGGGGTAGCCTACGTCTTGAAACGACGGATCGTCGGAGGTGCCGAAAGAGAGAACCCTATGGATCCCCAGAAGAGACAGCGATGA
- a CDS encoding hybrid sensor histidine kinase/response regulator produces the protein MNSPPAVTVLLIEDDPDDARIVERLLLEYAPAGTERPGGKVEIESIEYADRLHDGLATISGTSIDLVLLDLELPDSSGVDTIEAMTQRVPSIPIVVLTGRTDVGVEAIQRGAQDYLVKGRLTAELLFKTIRYAIERSEISRELRDRKHRLVLTNEILRSNLRNDLSIVVGLADQLRNSDDPVDQDIVEPLLKASRHALELSDTTAELVDIITGDVTVEPTPTDLSTIVEAELDRIRHENDVELSIKWNDTPSTPIPVAGTPILGSVFEHVFSNAATHRNGDIARIAVTVEATDDTASVSIADDGVGIPDERKEAILDPEVGNQASAGAGLYFVRTVLERIGGDLDITDNDPRGTVVTITLDRIE, from the coding sequence ATGAATTCTCCGCCGGCGGTGACCGTACTGCTAATCGAGGACGATCCAGACGACGCGCGGATCGTCGAACGATTGCTCCTCGAGTACGCACCGGCCGGCACAGAGCGACCCGGGGGGAAAGTCGAGATCGAATCAATTGAATACGCGGACAGGCTCCACGATGGGCTCGCAACGATCTCCGGCACATCGATCGATCTCGTGCTTCTGGATCTCGAGCTGCCGGACAGTAGCGGTGTCGATACCATCGAAGCGATGACGCAACGGGTACCGTCTATACCCATCGTCGTCCTGACCGGTCGGACCGACGTGGGGGTTGAAGCGATTCAACGAGGGGCCCAGGATTACCTCGTCAAAGGGCGGCTCACCGCCGAACTGTTGTTCAAAACGATTCGATATGCGATCGAACGGTCCGAGATCAGCCGCGAGCTTCGGGATCGAAAGCACCGTCTAGTACTTACAAACGAGATCCTTCGGTCGAACCTTCGGAACGACCTCAGCATCGTCGTTGGTCTCGCTGACCAGCTCCGGAATAGTGACGACCCAGTCGATCAGGACATCGTCGAACCGTTGCTCAAGGCGAGCCGACACGCACTGGAACTCTCGGATACGACTGCCGAGTTGGTGGATATCATAACGGGTGACGTGACCGTCGAACCGACGCCGACGGATCTCAGTACGATCGTCGAGGCAGAACTTGACCGTATCAGGCACGAAAACGACGTCGAACTCTCCATCAAGTGGAACGACACACCCTCGACGCCGATACCGGTCGCAGGAACGCCGATACTCGGATCGGTGTTCGAACACGTATTCTCGAACGCAGCCACACACAGAAACGGTGATATCGCACGGATCGCTGTAACCGTCGAAGCGACTGACGACACTGCATCTGTCTCGATTGCCGACGACGGCGTCGGCATTCCTGACGAGCGAAAGGAGGCCATCCTCGACCCCGAGGTCGGAAATCAGGCCTCAGCCGGCGCAGGGCTGTACTTCGTCAGGACCGTTCTCGAGAGGATTGGCGGCGACCTCGACATTACGGATAACGATCCGCGGGGAACGGTGGTAACGATTACGCTCGATCGAATCGAGTGA
- a CDS encoding histidine kinase N-terminal 7TM domain-containing protein: MRMGPIEEFHIRVLYLIGAVSVPILLRKPIRYPEKPGSKWFAVTIGAVSLWLGSVGLYYFVHSLSGSLVLYNLVMFSVTICFAGWILIAVEFATGKSAPRIILGALATFALVHFVLLWTNFFWMHELFFESTAFVDDGGGLNVPRGPLFWVHIVIVYILVFLSTVLFVGEWANSSGLRRRQAGILAVTPLFGVAASLLWFAEVLPFLHDPTPVGVTIGVVLLSWALYRAEFLEIVPVGRKTAVEEMVDATIILGDENRILDWNSAARALFEPTDATVGMPADAFFEPVPPEMLTAFTSASQTDTQVSFELDGRERHFSVSTTPLESGHADPLGSVVVVRDITDLKRREEQLLQQNEYLDQFASIVSHDLQGPLMDIRGSAEMAVQSGNVSHIDHVLDATDRIEGLIDDLLRLARTGRQIESVEPVEISTVVESAWGRVWGQNAELIVDTDRSVHADPNRLQQLLENLFRNAVEHGSTDRNSLTSEDAVEYSFAETRDGEGSVIGFDDPNGTDTGIRDAADSNGSVRITVGLQPDGFFVEDDGSGIPEAARERIFERGYTTSEDGTGLGLGIVRQIAGAHGWSIHVREGRSGGARFEITDVDVVE; this comes from the coding sequence ATGCGTATGGGGCCAATTGAGGAATTCCACATTAGGGTGCTATACCTCATCGGAGCTGTGAGTGTACCCATATTGCTACGTAAACCGATACGATATCCTGAAAAACCGGGTAGCAAATGGTTCGCGGTGACGATTGGTGCTGTCAGCCTCTGGTTGGGTTCGGTCGGGCTCTATTACTTCGTCCACAGCCTTTCCGGGTCGTTAGTACTCTACAACCTGGTTATGTTTTCGGTTACGATCTGTTTCGCCGGTTGGATACTGATTGCGGTCGAATTCGCGACGGGAAAGAGCGCTCCGCGGATCATTCTCGGCGCCCTGGCTACGTTCGCACTGGTTCACTTCGTACTGCTCTGGACCAATTTCTTTTGGATGCATGAACTCTTCTTCGAGTCGACTGCGTTTGTCGATGACGGCGGTGGTCTCAACGTACCTCGCGGCCCGCTGTTTTGGGTTCATATCGTAATTGTGTACATCCTCGTGTTCCTCTCGACCGTCCTGTTCGTTGGGGAGTGGGCTAACTCGAGCGGCCTTCGTCGCCGACAAGCGGGGATACTTGCAGTCACTCCACTGTTCGGCGTGGCGGCGAGCCTGCTCTGGTTTGCCGAGGTATTACCGTTTCTGCACGATCCAACGCCGGTTGGAGTCACCATCGGCGTGGTTCTGTTGAGTTGGGCGCTGTATCGAGCCGAGTTCCTCGAAATCGTCCCGGTCGGCAGGAAGACGGCCGTAGAAGAGATGGTCGATGCCACGATTATCCTCGGCGACGAGAATAGAATCCTCGACTGGAACAGCGCTGCCCGTGCCCTCTTCGAGCCAACGGATGCGACAGTTGGAATGCCCGCAGACGCGTTCTTTGAGCCGGTTCCGCCCGAAATGTTGACAGCGTTCACGTCTGCGAGTCAGACTGATACGCAAGTTTCTTTCGAACTCGACGGTCGGGAACGACACTTTTCGGTGTCGACCACGCCCCTGGAGAGCGGTCACGCGGACCCGCTCGGCTCTGTCGTCGTCGTCAGGGATATCACCGACCTCAAGCGCCGCGAGGAACAACTCTTGCAGCAGAACGAGTACCTGGACCAGTTCGCGAGTATCGTTTCGCACGACTTGCAGGGTCCGCTCATGGATATCCGGGGAAGCGCCGAAATGGCAGTTCAGTCCGGTAACGTCTCGCACATCGACCACGTCCTCGATGCGACGGACAGAATCGAGGGCCTGATCGACGACCTGCTCCGACTCGCACGGACTGGACGACAAATAGAGTCGGTCGAGCCTGTCGAGATATCGACAGTTGTGGAGTCGGCCTGGGGTCGCGTGTGGGGTCAGAACGCGGAACTGATCGTCGACACAGACCGCTCGGTACATGCGGATCCAAATCGCTTGCAACAGTTGCTCGAGAATCTGTTCCGGAACGCCGTCGAACACGGTTCGACGGACCGAAACTCGCTGACGTCCGAGGACGCCGTCGAGTATAGTTTTGCCGAAACTCGCGACGGGGAAGGGAGCGTGATCGGATTCGACGACCCTAATGGGACTGATACCGGTATTCGGGATGCTGCCGATTCGAACGGCAGCGTACGTATTACGGTCGGCTTGCAACCGGACGGATTTTTCGTCGAGGACGACGGGTCGGGGATTCCCGAAGCGGCTAGAGAACGGATTTTCGAACGCGGCTATACGACGTCAGAGGACGGAACAGGCCTCGGTCTCGGTATCGTTCGACAGATCGCCGGTGCTCACGGATGGTCGATTCATGTCAGGGAGGGACGAAGTGGTGGCGCACGATTCGAAATTACAGACGTAGACGTCGTTGAGTGA